The DNA region ttgtccctacttagcaacagtagctaatgtcatgaatattaatgagcggaagtgatgtgttgcttgcggtacgccattagcatcttgagtgtttgtgggggagggctgcattggctttgttGGACAGTGGAGTGCTCAGGCAGGCGagtgctcaggcaggcaatcgggcggacaactttttttacatattccaaaagctgcagtttgcctgcAGTACAAGGgactgtgtaataaacaacaaaacagtttttatgtggtgacatatgacactttgCCCTTTTCCCGaggctaggtgttggaggttgttgccgaagcaatttttccttctgcgccttctttgcgcccacatgagagcaagccaattcctttgcatgACCCACAGGAACTCCACCCGTCTGTCTTATATtcgagatgctaattgcagctatccggaGTGAAACCCCCTTTCACACCTAGGCTGCGACTCCACTGTAGTCTAGCCTGCTTGATtgtttgtttgagtggtctattgtttgacaaagcccagtAGTCACTTTGTAAttggggtcatttgacgcctttctgttatttctttatagccccccccaaaaaaaaaacaggacttcCAGTGTTAAAGAATGATGGTAGTACTAGTTAGATCTACTAGACAACTAGCAAAGTCTCGCTAGTTGTCTAGCAGTCAATCCAAGTAGttaggaagcaaaaaaaaaaaaaaaaaaaaaaaaaaagacatgataTATTTTCCAATACGTTTATtgaaattaattgcaaatcacgCATCTGAATTCAAATACAACGTACTGAATCTGGCCCAAATCtgataaaaaaggaaaaaatagctGACAACAGATCTCTATGTAGCCACTGGGGGAATTGAGGAACCGTATTCAGTAAACCCAGAATTGACTTGTAGAAGATGGCAAAGGTCTGAAGTCAGTAAGTTGGAAGGGAGACTAGAATGATTGTGCATTTATTGCAGACCTGCGCCGAGGCTAAAATAAGTGCACGGAGGCAGTGAATTGCCTCAGAGAGATACAGTAGGTGTTAGGCCATGTCTTCTTCTTCGTCGTCGTCCTCCCCGTCTTCAAAATCTCCCTCACCAACGGTGGCATCCTGGTACTGCTGGTATTCTGATACCAAGTCGTTCATATTACTCTCCGCTTCAGTGAACTCCATCTCATCCATGCCCTCGCCAGTGTACCAGTGGAGGAAAGCCTTGCGGCGGAACATAGCAGTGAACTGCTCAGATATGCGCTTGAACAGCTCCTGAATGGCAGTGCTGTTGCCAATAAAGGTGGCTGCCATCTTGAGGCCACGCGGCGCGATATCGCACACAGCTGTTTTGACATTGTTGGGGATCCACTCGACGAAGTAGCTGCTGTTCTTGTTTTGGACGTTCAGCATCTGCTCATCAACCTCTTTCATGGACATGTGACCACGGAATATGGCCGCCACGGTCAGGTAGCGTCCGTGGCGGGGGTCACAGGCAGCCATCATATTTTTAGCATCAAACATCTGCAGAGTGAGCTCAGGCACAGTAAGTGCTCTATACTGTGTGCTCCCCCTGCTGGTGAGTGGGGCAAAGCCCGGCATGAAGAAGTGCAAACGAGGGAAGGGGACCATGTTGACAGCTAATTTGCGGAGGTCTGCATTCAGCTGCCCGGGAAAACGCAAGCAGGTCGTCACACCGCTCATGGTGGCGGAAACCAGGTGGTTGAGGTCTCCGTAGGTGGGTGTTGTCAGCTTCAGAGTACGGAAGCAGATGTCGTATAATGCTTCGTTATCAATGCAGTAGGTCTCGTCCGTGTTCTCCACAAGCTGGTGGACGGACAGGGTTGCATTGTAAGGCTCCACCACTGTGTCGGACACCTGGAGACAAAATGCTACAATTAAAAACTAGAATTTCAGTCAGATGAATGTACAACTACAGCATGGTTGAATCATTGAGGGTCGTTTCAGTCAATTGGAAGTCTGAGCTTTTAGAcaaatattttgctttttatgtCATTAAAAATCATACATGACAAAAACACACTCAGCAAAAAGTTGGCACCTAAACGATTACTAAGTTTTTTGAATAATCGATAAAATACCATGATTTCACGTTTCCATAATGATGCATGTGACGAGCAGTGGCTACCATTAGCCTCtgcttctgtttgttttgaCTATTCATAAGGTGTCCATACGTCTGGTTTTATG from Corythoichthys intestinalis isolate RoL2023-P3 chromosome 8, ASM3026506v1, whole genome shotgun sequence includes:
- the LOC130920492 gene encoding tubulin beta chain-like; translated protein: MREIVHLQAGQCGNQIGAKFWEVISDEHGIDPTGSYQGDDALQLDRINVYYNEASGGKYVPRAILVDLEPGTMDSVRSGPFGRIFRPDNFVFGQSGAGNNWAKGHYTEGAELVDSVLDVVRKEAEGCDCLQGFQLTHSLGGGTGSGMGTLLISKIREEYPDRIMNTFSVVPSPKVSDTVVEPYNATLSVHQLVENTDETYCIDNEALYDICFRTLKLTTPTYGDLNHLVSATMSGVTTCLRFPGQLNADLRKLAVNMVPFPRLHFFMPGFAPLTSRGSTQYRALTVPELTLQMFDAKNMMAACDPRHGRYLTVAAIFRGHMSMKEVDEQMLNVQNKNSSYFVEWIPNNVKTAVCDIAPRGLKMAATFIGNSTAIQELFKRISEQFTAMFRRKAFLHWYTGEGMDEMEFTEAESNMNDLVSEYQQYQDATVGEGDFEDGEDDDEEEDMA